Proteins encoded within one genomic window of Ignavibacteriota bacterium:
- a CDS encoding HDOD domain-containing protein: MSDQRTAAPGTVVASRPHRVLFLDDEAAILASLRSLFRRERYELEFFTEPEEALSRLRSSPVDMIVSDMRMPAMSGADFLAQATAIQPYAIRIMLSGYEDKGVVISAIGKGLAKDYVMKPWDDTSFRQMVADNLQMHRALHDTELRRILGQIDSLTAPARSVETITRVLGGADVNIKDIVVAVEQSPPLVARLLRVANSVHYSTRHPIGTVKDAVLFVGTEFVASLLLAMETFDALQEDCSPEGRKCMDRLWDEALRRATIAKAIAARWDGGQQQHVAYVASLFQDIGLVLRAQLDPHLLAAFFHAVDEEDVPLLQADAMVFTITHDEVGSSLLRFWNFPEEIVRAVECHHRVGVEDPLARILKIAEDIERAVRTGKAIDGQNTAAAEWYDTLSDTLAAFARAGGADSEDLT; encoded by the coding sequence ATGAGTGACCAGCGCACGGCGGCACCAGGTACTGTGGTGGCATCACGGCCCCACCGGGTCCTCTTTCTCGATGACGAAGCCGCGATCCTGGCCTCGTTGCGCAGTCTCTTCCGGAGGGAGCGATACGAACTCGAATTCTTCACTGAACCTGAAGAGGCACTGAGCCGCCTGCGAAGCTCCCCCGTCGACATGATCGTATCCGATATGCGCATGCCGGCCATGTCCGGTGCGGACTTCCTTGCCCAGGCCACGGCGATCCAGCCCTATGCGATCAGGATCATGCTCAGCGGCTACGAGGACAAGGGCGTCGTCATCAGTGCCATCGGGAAGGGGCTTGCGAAAGACTACGTCATGAAGCCGTGGGACGACACCTCGTTCCGGCAGATGGTCGCCGACAACCTGCAGATGCACCGCGCCCTTCATGACACCGAGCTCAGGAGGATCCTGGGCCAGATCGACTCCCTGACAGCACCGGCGCGCTCCGTCGAGACCATCACGCGTGTCCTGGGGGGGGCCGACGTGAACATCAAAGATATCGTGGTCGCTGTTGAGCAGTCACCGCCGCTCGTCGCCCGGCTTCTGCGCGTGGCCAACTCCGTGCACTACAGCACCCGCCACCCGATCGGCACCGTGAAGGATGCTGTCCTCTTCGTGGGCACGGAATTCGTGGCCAGCCTCCTGCTGGCGATGGAGACCTTCGACGCCCTGCAAGAGGACTGCTCGCCCGAGGGGCGGAAATGCATGGATCGCCTCTGGGATGAGGCCCTGCGCCGCGCGACGATCGCAAAGGCGATCGCAGCCCGCTGGGACGGGGGTCAGCAACAACATGTCGCCTACGTCGCATCGCTCTTTCAGGATATCGGCCTGGTCCTCCGTGCTCAACTCGACCCCCACCTCCTCGCTGCCTTCTTCCATGCGGTCGATGAGGAGGACGTTCCCCTGTTGCAGGCAGACGCCATGGTCTTCACCATCACGCACGATGAGGTCGGCAGTTCGCTGCTCCGTTTCTGGAACTTCCCGGAGGAGATCGTACGTGCAGTCGAATGCCACCATCGGGTGGGCGTCGAAGACCCACTCGCACGAATACTCAAGATAGCGGAGGACATCGAGAGGGCAGTGCGAACAGGCAAGGCGATCGATGGGCAGAACACCGCCGCCGCAGAGTGGTATGACACGCTGAGCGATACTCTGGCGGCCTTCGCGCGCGCGGGGGGCGCTGACAGCGAGGATCTGACGTAG